In Fusarium musae strain F31 chromosome 7, whole genome shotgun sequence, a single window of DNA contains:
- the CDC42 gene encoding Rho GTPase (EggNog:ENOG41), with protein MPVTLSAIRTIILEANPVYPFSRCVVVGDGAVGKTCLLISYTTNKFPSEYVPTVFDNYAVTVMIGDEPYTLGLFDTAGQEDYDRLRPLSYPQTDVFLVCFSVTSPASFENVREKWFPEVRHHCPGVPCLIVGTQVDLRDDPSVREKLSKQKMQPVRREDGERMAKDLGAVKYVECSALTQYKLKDVFDEAIVAALEPPAPKKKSHKCLVL; from the exons ATGCCCGTTACCCTGTCCGCCATTCGCACAATCATTCTTGAGGCTAATCCGGTTTACCCCTTTTCTAGGTGCGTCGTCGTCGGTGACGGTGCTGTTGGAAAGACctgtcttctcatcagctaCACAACAAACAAGTTTCCATCCGAATATGTCCCTACAGTCTTCGACAACTACGCAGTTACGGTTAT GATAGGAGATGAGCCGTACACTCTCGGGTTGTTCGATACCGCTGGTCAAGAAGATTATGACAGGCTGCGACCTCTTTCATATCCTCAGACCGATGTCTTCCTCGTCTGCTTTTCCGTCACCTCGCCTGCTTCCTTCGAAAACGTCCGCGAGAAGTGGTTCCCCGAGGTCCGCCACCACTGCCCCGGCGTGCCCTGTTTGATTGTCGGTACCCAGGTGGATTTGAGGGACGACCCTAGTGTTCGAGAAAAGCTGTCAAAGCAAAAGATGCAACCAGTACGACGAGAGGATGGTGAACGAATGGCGAAGGACCTGGGTGCTGTCAAGTACGTTGAGTGCAGTGCTCTCACCCAGTATAAGCTCAAGGATGTATTTGACGAG GCTATCGTTGCAGCACTTGAGCCCCCTGCTCCTAAAAAGAAGTCACACAAGTGCCTCGTCCTATAA